One Helicobacteraceae bacterium genomic window, ATCGACCTGAAAAAACATGTCGTTAAGTCCGTTGCGAAGACGGCAGAATACAAATTTTCGCGGCTCGTTAAGCGGAAAATGTTTAAGTCCGAATAAGGATAAAACGAAATAATATACGTTCATAAACGGCAGATAACTTGGCGATTGCGGTCGTTTAGGTCTAAGATTGGCGTATCTTGTTTTTTGCGCGTTATCTATAAATGGAAGCCGTTTAACGACGAACAAAGATAGTTTGTGTAGCCGCTCTATAAAACGCCACAACAAATAACGGCAAAATAAGTCAAGCGTTTTAGTTAAACGAACTATGGTAAGAGCGGCGATATGAGCGAATTTTTCGCGCACTATTTGGCGTTCCTTTTTGATTTGACGGCAAGATTGTAGCGCCGATTACATTACGACAATCGTTTTATGCCTAAGGCGCAACGGACGACGGATCGCGTTTGGTTTGGGTTTTAAGGCGAACTACAACCTTTTGCCGTAGCGAGGGATTGCGAAAGCGGCGCAAAGCGCGATCGAACGCAACTAAATTTTTTGTTATTTCCATAAAAGCGCTAACTCTGATCGTCGTCCCCGCGTTTTACTAAAACCAGCGCCTCCTTGTCATTCCCGCATAGCGCCCGCGCGGACGGAGAAAATAGGAGCGCAAGGCGCGTAGGATTGCGGCAATCCATCTCCCCCTTTCACGCCTTTGGCGCGTCGGATACTCATTTTCGCTGGAATAACGGCGCGACCTATCTATCCAACCAAACGGGCGTTACATCTCTGGATTTTCGCTTTCGCGGGAATGTTGGGGGCGCGCGGATTTTAGCAAAGCGCGGGGAATGACAATGCGCGCGGCGGTTTAATCGCCTACAACGCTAACTTAGATAAAGGTTTGGCGATCGGTTCCATCGCCGCTATCGCTAAAATCAAACGGATCGGCTTCGTCCCGCCGCGTAGATTTTACCGCTTTTCAATAGCGCGAGCAAACGTTGGCGTGTGGGCGCGGCGTTAAAGCTCGTCGATAAGCGCGCGGATATTTTTCATTATCAAACGATTATCTTTCGCGCCCTCTACAAACCGATCGCTATACGGCGCGATCAGCCTTTGCGTTTTGCCCTTGATCTCAAGCGTCAGAAGCGGCGGATCGCCATTTGTTATCTCTACGATTTTGCCTATTATCTCGTCGTTTTCAATCGCCGCCATTCCGATCAGCTCAAACCAAAAACGTTCGCCCTCGTTTAGCTTGATAGCCGCTTTGGTATCGGCGATCGAGGTAAAAAGCTCGTAGTTTGTCAATCGCGCCGCCTCTTCGGGCGCGTTAACGCCTTCAAACCCGATCAAAGCGCGTTTTGCGTCGAAACGATCGACGGTAAGCTCTAGCGTTTGATCGCCCAACGCCGCTTTAAGCGTCCTTCCGATCGTAAAAAAATCCGGGAAATCGGAATCAAGACGAATCTTTAAAAGCCCTTTAAGCCCGAAAGTTTTGCCGATTTTGGCTAGATATAACGCGCCGCTATCTCGGTCGCTCATCTATCGGTTTAACCAAAATGCGGTAACTTACGCCGTCTTTTGCCTTGCAACCGGACACCACGGTTTTGATCGAATTGATCATATTGCCGTCTTTGCCGATAATTTTACCTACGTCCTGCTGGCTCGCGTATATCACAATCTCCGAAAAATCATGATCTACGTCTTCGCGCGTAACCTCGATCTGATTTGGCTCGGCGGCGATTAACCGCGCGAAATCCGCGATAAAATTCTCGACCACGTTTAGGCTTTCGCGGCGATTCGCGTTACGGTTTCGCTGGGTTTCGCGCCAGCGCCAATCCAATAGTTATAGCGATCCTTGTCTAATTTGAGCGTTTTTTCTTGGTTCATCGGGTTGTAAAAACCTAAAATCTCCACGAAGCCGCTGTCGCGACGCTTTCTGCTATCCGTTACTACGATGCGATAGAAAGGCTGTTTTTTCTTGCCGAGTCTAGTTAGTCGAATGACCGTCATTCTTGTTGTTCCTTTTTGTTTGAAGTTATTATCTCATACGAAGGCTGTTTTGAGCGCCAAGCAGCGATTGAAACTGTTGCGCCGCGCCTTTGCCAGAAAACTGCTTGACTAGTTTAGAGCCGCTTTTGAATTGCTTGATAGTCCTATTGACCTCCTCGATTTTTAGCCCCGCGCCCGCGGCTATGCGGTTTTTTCGCGAGGGGTTGAGCAGATCGGGATTTTCGCGCTCGCGCTTGGTCATCGACTGAATCATCGCGCGGGCGCGCTTAATCTCTTTGGAGTTTTGCAGATCGACGTCGCCTAGCTTTTCGGATAACGCGCTCGCGCCGGGCAACATAGAAAGCAACGATTTGATATTGCCTAGCTTGCCGACCTGCTCAAGCTGATCTAAAAAGTCGTTGTAGTTAAACGAGCCTTTTTTGATCTTGCGTCCGATCTCTTTGGCTTTCTTCTCGTCGATCGCCGCGCCGACCTTTTCGGCTAACGTCGCTATATCGCCGCCGCCCATCAAGCGACCGACGATCCTTTCGGGAATAAAAATCTCCAGATCGTCGAGCTTTTCGCCAACGCCGACAAATCGAAGCGGCGCTCCTAATTGCCGCGCTAACCCGATTGCGATTCCGCCGGTGGAATCGCCGTCAAATTTAGTCAGAATAACGCCCGTAAGCGTTATCTTTTCGTGAAAAGCGGCGGCTGTTTTCACCGCGTCTTGACCGGTTAGCGAATCGGCGACGTAAAAAATCTCAAACGGGTTAATCGCCGCCTTGATCGCGTTTAACTCCCGCATGAGCGCCTCGTCGATCGCGAGTCTGCCCGCCGTATCCACGATCAAAACGTCAAAATACCCCTCTTGCGCGCGCTTTAACGCGCCGCTTGCCGCCTCGATCGGCGTTGGCGCGCTAAACGTCTCCACCTCGATCTGCTCGGATAATCGGCGCAACTGCTCGACCGCCGCCAAACGTTGCAAATCCGCCGCCGCGAGCAAAACTTTTTTGCCGCGCTCTTTTAGGTATTTCGCGAGTTTCGCCGCCGTCGTAGTCTTGCCGCTACCTTGCAAACCCGCGATCATTACTACCGTAGGCGGGCGATCGGCGAACGTAAAGCCTTGCGATCCCGCCGCCGCGAGCGTCTCATACAGCGTCTCCTCAAGCGCTTTTGCAAAACGCTCTTTTTGAATGCCCGTCTGCTTGGTTTTGATCTCTACGGCGGAAATCAGATCCTTTACGACCTTGTAATGCACGTCGTTCTTTAGCAGCGCCTTTCTTAGCTCCTCAAGCGCGCGTTTAAGCGAGGCTTCGTCGTCGAAATGCCTGATTCTCGAAACGGCGGCTTTAAGCGATTCGGCGATTTTATTCAGCAAAAATTGCGCTC contains:
- the rimM gene encoding ribosome maturation factor RimM (Essential for efficient processing of 16S rRNA), translated to MSDRDSGALYLAKIGKTFGLKGLLKIRLDSDFPDFFTIGRTLKAALGDQTLELTVDRFDAKRALIGFEGVNAPEEAARLTNYELFTSIADTKAAIKLNEGERFWFELIGMAAIENDEIIGKIVEITNGDPPLLTLEIKGKTQRLIAPYSDRFVEGAKDNRLIMKNIRALIDEL
- the rpsP gene encoding 30S ribosomal protein S16 → MTVIRLTRLGKKKQPFYRIVVTDSRKRRDSGFVEILGFYNPMNQEKTLKLDKDRYNYWIGAGAKPSETVTRIAAKA
- a CDS encoding KH domain-containing protein; translated protein: MVENFIADFARLIAAEPNQIEVTREDVDHDFSEIVIYASQQDVGKIIGKDGNMINSIKTVVSGCKAKDGVSYRILVKPIDERPR
- the ffh gene encoding signal recognition particle protein codes for the protein MLNKIAESLKAAVSRIRHFDDEASLKRALEELRKALLKNDVHYKVVKDLISAVEIKTKQTGIQKERFAKALEETLYETLAAAGSQGFTFADRPPTVVMIAGLQGSGKTTTAAKLAKYLKERGKKVLLAAADLQRLAAVEQLRRLSEQIEVETFSAPTPIEAASGALKRAQEGYFDVLIVDTAGRLAIDEALMRELNAIKAAINPFEIFYVADSLTGQDAVKTAAAFHEKITLTGVILTKFDGDSTGGIAIGLARQLGAPLRFVGVGEKLDDLEIFIPERIVGRLMGGGDIATLAEKVGAAIDEKKAKEIGRKIKKGSFNYNDFLDQLEQVGKLGNIKSLLSMLPGASALSEKLGDVDLQNSKEIKRARAMIQSMTKRERENPDLLNPSRKNRIAAGAGLKIEEVNRTIKQFKSGSKLVKQFSGKGAAQQFQSLLGAQNSLRMR